Proteins encoded by one window of Candidatus Nitrosocosmicus hydrocola:
- a CDS encoding 7-cyano-7-deazaguanine synthase has translation MRKESNSLSNFSKAVCIFSGGLDSISTAAYLKKSGLDVYLISFNYGQRASNELIVAKRFSKLLKSKKHEIVDISFLKTLLGKTNILTTSKSKIPSTFDYSMVVPLRNTVFLTIASVWATSLDISLIVYGAHSGDTRYPDCRPNFTRSLEKVFNLSEIDGITAGIRNKLHIWSPAIDKLSKSELLLMGYETLGKKIFESWSCYLGTDGDKKSNAMTIDSKNKQCGVCESCMNRKRAFSKAGLEDKTQYANH, from the coding sequence TTGAGAAAAGAGTCTAATTCCCTAAGTAATTTTTCTAAGGCTGTTTGTATATTTAGCGGCGGACTCGATTCTATTAGTACAGCTGCTTATCTAAAAAAATCGGGATTAGATGTATATTTAATTTCATTTAATTATGGTCAACGTGCATCCAATGAACTCATTGTGGCAAAACGCTTTTCCAAATTATTGAAAAGTAAAAAGCATGAGATAGTTGATATATCATTCCTCAAAACTCTACTTGGAAAAACAAATATACTGACGACTTCAAAATCCAAAATTCCATCAACGTTTGATTATAGTATGGTAGTACCATTAAGAAACACTGTTTTTTTGACCATTGCATCAGTATGGGCCACTTCGTTGGATATTTCTCTTATAGTATATGGTGCTCATTCTGGTGATACTCGGTATCCTGATTGTCGTCCTAACTTCACGCGATCTCTAGAAAAAGTATTTAACTTATCTGAAATTGACGGAATTACTGCGGGAATAAGAAATAAACTTCATATTTGGTCGCCTGCAATAGATAAATTAAGTAAATCGGAATTGCTTTTGATGGGGTATGAAACATTGGGCAAGAAAATTTTTGAATCTTGGAGCTGTTATCTGGGAACTGATGGCGATAAAAAGAGCAATGCCATGACTATAGACAGTAAAAACAAACAATGTGGAGTATGTGAATCTTGTATGAATAGAAAACGTGCATTTTCGAAAGCAGGTCTTGAGGATAAAACACAATATGCCAACCATTAA
- a CDS encoding NAD(P)/FAD-dependent oxidoreductase: MSLTTKKKIVILGAGYAGIFLSTNLSSKLDQNSTEIILIDRNNYHQLMQEIHLVASGYRTAEQLKIPISSLIQGKNINFIQEDIEKIVPDKNTIFLKSGEIKYDELIVCLGSSTKYFNIPGADTYTLPIRSIYDASIIHDHILRIINEAENKKHNIVIVGAGATGISLGSALAETINASPNKSNIKINIIEATSTILPGWDIRVKNKTEEILKEKGIRIFHNSLVERVDQKTLFLKDGLEINSSLIIWTAGVRGYNIDIEPNIDKTNDGRIIVNEYCQTNLYKNIYSIGDLAAMKNSKGTLYPPLAQIAVRQARYLADNIAEHYIEGTNPKEKFDYEIKAQIISVGSDEYVGLLNNYLVSGDLAKMIDEFTKQTYMKSLKSGGKNISVNLYENDFFSQVMAGITFAGFTFFKGLEKLA, encoded by the coding sequence ATGTCGTTGACAACAAAGAAAAAGATAGTAATTTTAGGGGCAGGCTATGCAGGTATATTTCTTAGCACAAACCTTTCATCAAAATTAGACCAAAATTCAACTGAAATAATCCTAATAGATAGAAATAATTATCACCAATTAATGCAAGAAATACACCTAGTAGCCTCAGGTTATAGAACTGCAGAACAATTGAAAATCCCTATTTCATCTTTAATACAGGGAAAAAATATCAATTTTATTCAAGAGGACATAGAAAAAATAGTGCCTGACAAAAATACCATATTCTTAAAGTCAGGAGAAATAAAATACGATGAATTGATAGTTTGCTTAGGATCATCAACCAAATATTTTAACATACCAGGTGCTGACACATATACGCTCCCTATAAGGTCGATATATGACGCCTCAATTATTCACGACCATATTTTGCGAATAATCAATGAAGCCGAAAACAAGAAACATAATATAGTAATAGTAGGGGCAGGTGCTACCGGGATAAGCCTTGGAAGTGCTTTGGCAGAAACGATAAACGCCTCACCTAATAAAAGCAACATCAAGATAAACATAATCGAAGCGACTTCAACGATTTTACCTGGATGGGACATCAGGGTTAAGAATAAAACAGAGGAAATTCTCAAAGAAAAGGGAATAAGGATTTTTCACAACTCTTTAGTAGAAAGGGTTGACCAAAAAACACTATTTTTGAAGGATGGATTAGAGATCAATTCATCACTAATTATATGGACTGCAGGCGTAAGGGGATATAATATAGACATTGAACCAAATATTGACAAAACCAACGATGGTAGAATCATTGTAAATGAATATTGTCAAACAAACCTTTACAAGAATATTTATTCCATAGGAGACCTGGCTGCGATGAAAAATTCCAAAGGGACCTTATATCCGCCCCTGGCTCAAATTGCTGTAAGACAAGCACGCTATCTAGCAGACAATATTGCAGAACATTATATCGAAGGAACTAATCCAAAAGAAAAATTTGATTATGAAATTAAGGCGCAAATAATATCTGTGGGAAGCGATGAATACGTCGGTTTGTTAAATAACTATTTGGTAAGTGGAGATTTGGCAAAAATGATAGATGAATTTACAAAACAGACTTATATGAAATCACTAAAGAGTGGGGGAAAGAACATATCCGTCAATCTATACGAAAATGACTTTTTCTCACAAGTTATGGCGGGTATAACCTTTGCAGGGTTTACTTTCTTTAAAGGATTGGAGAAGTTAGCATAG
- a CDS encoding translation initiation factor IF-2 subunit beta — MSIQDESGYMSLLDRLQNKLGNVVKKEVSRLEIPNPRVIWVGQRTIFRNFMDFPKALRRDPEKLLLYLNKELASAGYITGERVIFLGRKPVSSFSGLIDRYVKDYVICPVCGSPDTRTEKIKKLGFMICEACGARSSIKSNYA; from the coding sequence ATGTCAATCCAAGATGAGTCTGGGTACATGTCATTATTAGATAGGTTACAAAATAAACTCGGAAATGTCGTTAAGAAAGAAGTTTCAAGGCTTGAAATTCCTAATCCGCGAGTAATATGGGTTGGTCAAAGAACAATTTTTAGAAATTTTATGGATTTCCCAAAGGCGCTAAGACGTGATCCTGAAAAATTATTGCTCTATCTCAATAAAGAATTGGCTTCTGCAGGATATATTACTGGTGAAAGAGTTATTTTCTTGGGAAGAAAACCCGTATCTTCATTTTCTGGTCTGATAGATAGGTATGTAAAGGATTATGTTATTTGTCCTGTTTGTGGTAGCCCAGATACTAGAACAGAAAAAATCAAAAAGTTAGGTTTCATGATCTGTGAAGCCTGTGGAGCAAGATCTTCTATAAAAAGCAACTATGCATGA
- a CDS encoding metal ABC transporter permease encodes MIDLLLPFQYEFFIKGIIVSVLLGGICGLAGVYIILRGLSYVGHGLSHAAFGGAIVGNIVGMNYYIGAIIWSYLASFVIYEISKRNKIKPDAAIGLVTTAIFAFGVLLVSMTDRYTRNFESLLFGNILAITEQDLYVIVSVTIISAAFFFFLHKRLVFSFFDNESAKISGIKTSHIELLFSFVLATIIIVSMSSIGVTLLASVIVGPAISARMLSNNFSNVVFLSIIIGCVASFSGMYASFFLDASSGPTIVMFITLAFGITALYTLFKKIYHSHSHGSISHSHPHMHTDEHRHEHTHR; translated from the coding sequence ATGATTGATCTTTTATTACCTTTTCAATATGAGTTTTTTATCAAGGGTATAATAGTATCTGTTCTACTTGGTGGTATCTGTGGGTTAGCAGGAGTATATATTATTCTGAGAGGTCTAAGCTATGTAGGCCATGGGCTTTCTCATGCTGCATTTGGTGGGGCAATAGTTGGAAACATAGTTGGAATGAATTACTATATTGGTGCAATTATCTGGAGTTATCTGGCATCATTTGTAATTTATGAAATTAGCAAGAGAAATAAGATTAAACCTGATGCAGCCATTGGTTTGGTCACAACAGCCATTTTTGCATTTGGAGTGTTACTAGTGAGCATGACAGATAGATATACGAGGAATTTTGAATCGTTATTATTTGGAAATATTTTGGCTATTACTGAACAAGATTTATACGTTATTGTTTCGGTGACCATTATTTCAGCCGCCTTTTTCTTCTTTCTTCACAAACGATTAGTTTTTTCCTTTTTTGACAATGAAAGTGCTAAAATTAGTGGTATTAAAACTTCACATATAGAACTGTTGTTTTCCTTTGTCTTGGCAACAATCATAATAGTATCAATGTCCTCAATTGGAGTAACATTATTAGCTTCAGTAATAGTTGGACCAGCAATTTCTGCACGGATGCTTTCAAATAATTTTTCTAATGTAGTGTTTTTATCTATAATAATAGGGTGTGTGGCTTCTTTTTCAGGCATGTATGCAAGCTTCTTTCTGGATGCTTCGTCCGGTCCAACAATAGTTATGTTCATTACACTAGCTTTTGGTATAACAGCTCTTTACACTCTCTTTAAGAAAATCTATCATTCTCATAGCCATGGTAGTATTTCTCATTCTCATCCTCACATGCACACTGATGAACACAGACATGAACATACCCATAGATAG
- a CDS encoding nucleotide exchange factor GrpE, whose product MDKNSKKDQTTNDQHDDYLLLDNNSNSNSNSNNNENENDYESNTELTTEELSAELKTTRDDLEHYRNLYDDTFNKLKYSLADFDNYRKNIEKQNTLRILSVKAEMLSTIINLREDFVRALDTLKHHKVDSSILEGLTNILKNIDIYLEKEDVKEIRALNSAFDPNFHEIIGFSYFENDMEENIITKEIRKGYLLNERVLRPSLVEVTKKIIKNIDSDNKENTKGDDD is encoded by the coding sequence ATGGATAAAAACTCAAAGAAAGATCAAACTACTAACGATCAACATGATGATTATCTGTTGTTAGATAATAATTCTAATTCTAATTCTAATTCTAATAATAATGAAAATGAAAATGATTATGAGTCAAATACCGAATTAACTACTGAAGAATTATCTGCAGAATTAAAAACAACACGTGATGATCTAGAACACTATCGAAATTTGTATGATGACACTTTTAATAAATTAAAGTATAGTCTAGCTGATTTTGATAACTATAGAAAGAATATTGAAAAGCAAAATACTCTCAGAATCCTTTCAGTAAAGGCCGAAATGCTATCAACCATAATTAATTTGCGAGAAGATTTTGTACGTGCTTTGGATACCCTCAAACATCATAAGGTTGACAGCTCTATTCTTGAAGGATTAACTAATATTCTAAAAAATATTGATATATATCTGGAAAAAGAAGATGTCAAAGAAATAAGAGCTTTAAACAGCGCTTTTGATCCTAATTTTCACGAAATTATTGGGTTTTCCTATTTTGAAAATGATATGGAAGAAAATATAATTACTAAAGAAATCCGAAAGGGTTATTTATTAAATGAACGCGTTCTTCGTCCCAGTTTGGTTGAGGTGACTAAAAAGATAATTAAAAATATCGATAGTGATAATAAAGAAAATACGAAAGGAGATGACGATTAA
- a CDS encoding 7-carboxy-7-deazaguanine synthase QueE — MPTINPGRNEISSNNNGKYIMANHQEGLDKVQLNELFVSIEGEGIFAGTKTLFIRFSGCHLRCHWCDTKYSLSLKSGRSYTIDEAKQLIYQQLQPNIYKVNFTGGEPLLQPLSLIALANFIKNELNIKTYLESSCFDWQRFESVLPYFDICKVEFKTSDSKVIESSKSYDDLIQNELKCLELALNRTDKITFVKIVFTNSTTANEIKDLTTRIFQCSNISNLSGITLQPSYQFDSPSNEHILKIYDEVYPFYKDVRVIPQMHKMLDMN; from the coding sequence ATGCCAACCATTAATCCTGGTAGAAATGAAATCTCAAGCAATAATAATGGTAAGTATATTATGGCTAATCATCAAGAGGGGCTAGACAAAGTCCAATTAAATGAATTATTTGTGAGTATCGAAGGTGAAGGTATCTTTGCTGGTACAAAAACCTTATTCATCAGGTTCTCGGGCTGCCATCTCAGATGTCATTGGTGTGATACAAAATATTCTCTATCGCTTAAGAGTGGAAGAAGTTATACTATTGATGAAGCTAAACAACTCATATATCAACAACTACAACCTAATATCTATAAGGTAAATTTTACTGGTGGTGAACCCTTATTGCAACCCTTATCTTTGATTGCACTAGCAAATTTTATTAAAAATGAATTAAATATCAAGACTTATCTTGAGTCATCTTGTTTTGATTGGCAAAGATTTGAATCGGTTTTACCATACTTTGATATTTGTAAAGTTGAATTCAAGACTTCAGATTCTAAAGTGATCGAATCCTCTAAATCATATGACGACTTGATACAAAATGAATTAAAATGTTTGGAATTAGCCCTAAACAGGACCGATAAGATCACATTTGTAAAAATTGTATTTACAAATTCTACAACTGCAAACGAAATTAAGGATTTAACAACTAGAATTTTTCAGTGCTCCAACATTAGTAATTTAAGTGGTATAACACTTCAGCCCAGCTACCAATTTGACTCTCCATCCAATGAACACATTTTGAAAATTTATGATGAAGTATACCCCTTTTATAAAGATGTAAGAGTGATCCCACAAATGCACAAAATGTTGGATATGAACTAG
- a CDS encoding zinc ribbon domain-containing protein, with the protein MKIFNGRLATEDYMSTHSLTFSTPEMTLKKFALWLGESVKNSKTNTSTPRLLIYLEDKPDSKTNTSTPPSDYLPDVDDSFKPTGAIADFYSTKDTPPKSIASNPVEKKYCINCGNTIKQSSKFCNKCGSVQE; encoded by the coding sequence ATGAAAATCTTTAATGGGCGATTGGCTACGGAGGATTACATGTCCACCCATTCACTAACTTTTTCTACACCTGAAATGACCTTAAAGAAATTTGCATTATGGTTGGGCGAAAGCGTCAAAAATTCAAAAACAAATACTTCGACTCCTCGTTTACTCATATATCTAGAAGATAAGCCTGATTCAAAAACAAATACTTCGACTCCTCCATCCGATTATCTTCCCGATGTAGATGATTCTTTTAAACCTACAGGAGCTATTGCTGATTTTTATAGTACAAAGGATACTCCTCCAAAAAGTATAGCCTCAAATCCAGTTGAAAAAAAATACTGCATTAATTGTGGTAATACCATAAAACAATCTTCAAAATTTTGTAACAAATGCGGTTCCGTCCAGGAATAA
- a CDS encoding replication factor C small subunit — MEKQQKPKEISDIMWVEKYRPTRLDQIINQKEIVKGLENLLKKPNELPHLLFTGSAGIGKTTTALCLARKILGENWKRDTLELNASDERGIKMVRERVKEFASIMKLSINQDIDEKPFKIILLDEADEMTSEAQTALRRIIEDSAKTTRFIFICNYLSHIIEPIQSRCVIFRFSRVSEDEIVEYLKNICKSEGVKVEEKALRKIYKHTNGDLRYSINILQAASASGNVSVQQVQSAIGISGRSKIAEIIDLAVNSKFNESRIKLLELLNVYGVSETDFLKYANEEIYKLDLENPFEVSTILAEYDYRLANGAHPEIQLAAFLAQLGKLNVKKNNKSI; from the coding sequence ATGGAAAAACAGCAGAAGCCTAAGGAAATTTCTGATATTATGTGGGTGGAAAAATATAGACCAACACGGCTGGATCAAATCATTAATCAAAAGGAAATTGTAAAAGGGCTGGAAAATCTGTTAAAAAAACCAAATGAACTGCCCCATTTATTATTCACTGGTTCTGCAGGCATAGGCAAAACTACAACAGCCTTATGTTTAGCTAGAAAGATTTTAGGAGAAAACTGGAAGAGAGATACATTAGAGCTGAATGCATCAGATGAGAGAGGAATTAAAATGGTTCGTGAAAGGGTAAAAGAATTTGCCTCAATTATGAAACTTTCTATAAACCAAGACATTGATGAAAAGCCATTTAAGATTATTTTATTGGATGAGGCAGATGAAATGACATCAGAAGCACAAACCGCCTTAAGAAGAATAATAGAGGATAGTGCTAAAACGACCAGGTTTATTTTTATTTGTAACTATTTATCTCATATAATTGAGCCGATACAAAGTAGATGTGTAATATTCCGATTTTCTAGAGTTTCGGAAGATGAAATAGTAGAATATTTAAAGAATATTTGTAAAAGCGAAGGAGTAAAAGTTGAGGAGAAAGCTCTTCGCAAAATTTATAAACACACTAACGGGGACTTGAGATATTCTATAAATATTTTGCAAGCCGCATCTGCGAGTGGAAATGTGAGTGTGCAGCAAGTTCAAAGTGCAATAGGGATCTCAGGAAGGAGCAAGATTGCTGAAATAATTGATTTGGCCGTAAATTCAAAATTTAATGAATCAAGGATAAAATTATTGGAATTACTAAACGTATATGGAGTATCGGAAACCGATTTTTTAAAGTATGCTAATGAAGAGATTTATAAGCTTGATTTAGAGAACCCTTTTGAAGTATCAACCATTCTTGCTGAATATGATTATAGACTTGCAAATGGTGCACATCCTGAAATTCAACTGGCAGCATTTTTGGCACAGCTTGGAAAATTAAATGTAAAGAAGAACAATAAATCTATTTAA
- a CDS encoding minichromosome maintenance protein MCM, with protein MDPTNSSSSNNVQEQGREQQTISALSNELESFLRSFKDRDGNYKYFDKINNMMATSSTSITVDYIDFDSFAPSLAKDITHNPDEMLSAFNEAVTSILLEIHTDYAHAVREHIRVRIGNYAVQKGLRDINADVINKLLGVSGMVVRSSEVKPLGKRIAYRCLNCNQISFSQLKGLALKKPLRCLNCSEKELEMDVESSLFIDFQLVRLQELPEDLPAGQLPHYIEVTILGDLVDQCRPGDRIMLTGIIRIDQDYSFGSGNATAQKTSLFRLRMEGNNIEYLGGRAGDKKTRSIERISISTEDERQILMLSKKPDIYDKLVSSFAPHVYGHEVIKESILLLIIGSITKKLDDGSTRRGDINVLLVGDPGTAKSEMLKFAAKIAPRGLYTSGRGSTAAGLTAAVVRDKSGIMMLEAGAVVLGDQGLVCIDEFDKIKAEDRSALHEVMEQQTCSVAKGGIVATLNARTSILSAANPMYGKYDPYKNITENVNLPIPLLTRFDLVYVIRDLPEKEKDSKIASHILEIHKDVQKSSQGAINIDLFSKYLAFAKQIVEPELTLEAINIIRDYYMKMRNVDSDSMITVTPRQLEGLVRLATARARLLLKDRVESEDAERSLFLVQRMLETAGVDVNTGKVDLGVLHGKPFSEISKLKLFMEIFSSISGEEKNDVEENVFIGELIKTAKFTDSDARSYIKKAMNDGQIYERKPGFYSKA; from the coding sequence ATCGATCCTACCAATTCATCATCATCAAACAATGTACAGGAGCAGGGACGAGAACAACAAACCATATCAGCATTGTCAAATGAATTAGAAAGTTTTCTGCGTTCATTTAAGGATCGGGATGGTAATTACAAGTATTTTGACAAGATAAATAATATGATGGCAACTTCTTCTACTTCTATTACCGTAGATTATATCGATTTTGATAGTTTTGCTCCATCATTAGCAAAGGATATTACCCATAATCCAGATGAAATGTTATCGGCTTTTAACGAAGCTGTTACTTCTATCTTGTTAGAAATTCATACAGATTATGCTCATGCAGTTAGAGAGCATATCAGAGTAAGAATAGGAAATTATGCCGTCCAGAAGGGATTGCGGGATATCAATGCAGATGTTATTAATAAATTATTAGGTGTTTCTGGAATGGTAGTACGTTCTTCTGAAGTAAAACCGTTGGGAAAACGAATTGCCTACAGATGTCTTAATTGCAATCAGATCAGCTTTTCACAATTAAAAGGATTAGCCTTAAAAAAACCATTACGATGTCTTAATTGCTCTGAAAAAGAATTGGAAATGGATGTAGAGAGCAGCTTGTTTATTGACTTTCAGTTGGTTAGATTACAAGAGTTACCTGAGGATTTGCCTGCTGGACAACTACCTCATTACATAGAGGTAACAATTCTAGGCGATTTGGTTGATCAATGTAGACCAGGAGATAGAATCATGTTAACTGGTATTATTAGAATAGATCAAGATTATTCATTTGGTTCGGGAAATGCCACAGCACAAAAAACATCTTTATTTAGATTGCGAATGGAAGGAAACAACATTGAATATCTTGGTGGTAGAGCCGGGGATAAGAAAACTCGTTCTATTGAACGTATTTCGATAAGTACTGAAGACGAACGGCAAATATTGATGTTGTCAAAAAAGCCCGATATATACGATAAGTTAGTATCATCTTTTGCACCTCATGTCTATGGTCATGAGGTGATAAAAGAATCAATATTGTTATTAATTATAGGCTCAATTACTAAAAAATTAGATGATGGATCAACCCGAAGGGGTGACATTAATGTATTGCTGGTTGGGGATCCAGGAACCGCAAAGTCTGAAATGCTAAAATTTGCTGCAAAAATAGCACCTAGGGGTTTATATACCTCTGGACGAGGCTCAACTGCAGCTGGTTTGACAGCTGCAGTTGTAAGGGATAAATCTGGCATAATGATGCTAGAGGCAGGTGCTGTAGTGCTAGGAGATCAAGGACTGGTTTGTATAGATGAATTCGACAAAATTAAGGCTGAAGATCGTTCTGCCCTTCATGAAGTTATGGAGCAACAAACTTGTTCTGTAGCAAAGGGTGGTATCGTAGCTACACTAAATGCAAGAACCTCAATTCTATCCGCCGCAAATCCAATGTATGGAAAATATGATCCTTATAAAAATATCACTGAAAATGTAAATCTCCCAATCCCTCTTCTTACTAGATTCGATCTTGTCTATGTAATACGAGATCTACCTGAGAAAGAAAAGGATAGTAAAATAGCTAGTCATATATTAGAAATTCATAAGGATGTACAAAAATCATCACAGGGAGCAATAAACATAGATCTCTTTAGTAAATACCTCGCATTTGCAAAACAAATTGTAGAACCTGAACTAACACTAGAGGCGATAAATATCATTCGTGATTACTATATGAAAATGAGAAATGTTGATTCTGATAGCATGATTACTGTAACTCCTAGGCAATTAGAGGGTTTGGTTAGACTTGCAACTGCTAGAGCAAGATTATTGTTAAAGGATAGAGTTGAAAGCGAAGATGCGGAAAGATCACTGTTTCTAGTTCAAAGAATGTTGGAAACGGCTGGTGTCGACGTAAATACTGGTAAGGTTGATTTAGGAGTATTACATGGTAAACCTTTCAGCGAGATATCGAAATTAAAACTTTTCATGGAAATATTTTCTAGCATATCAGGAGAAGAAAAGAATGATGTTGAAGAAAATGTGTTTATAGGCGAACTGATAAAAACAGCCAAGTTCACAGACTCAGATGCTAGGTCTTATATTAAGAAAGCAATGAATGATGGTCAAATATATGAAAGAAAACCTGGATTTTATTCTAAGGCTTGA
- a CDS encoding metal ABC transporter ATP-binding protein yields the protein MGSFEYLKITGLSHGFSYHDFVIEGVDLTIPKGRFVSLVGPSGSGKTTLLKLLCGIYEPWNGDIEYICNDCDSIFYYPSVGYVPQIETIDWNFPVSVQEVIAMGSWKYKSYLPWIDKKLKNQIKDVLKILGLSGYEKRHIRALSGGEQQRVFLGRALIRNPDILILDEPTTGLDYVSREKIFDILKNLNSNGMTIILSTHDITHIANRSPWVVCFNKYVIAEGPPQDVLKEDNLLKTYGLADYRPK from the coding sequence ATCCCATGGATTTTCCTATCATGATTTTGTTATCGAAGGAGTTGATTTGACTATTCCAAAGGGCCGATTTGTGTCTTTAGTAGGCCCAAGTGGCTCTGGAAAAACCACACTGTTAAAACTACTATGCGGAATATACGAACCGTGGAACGGAGATATCGAGTATATTTGCAACGATTGCGATTCAATCTTTTATTATCCCTCTGTAGGTTACGTTCCTCAAATAGAAACAATTGACTGGAATTTTCCAGTTTCTGTTCAAGAAGTTATTGCCATGGGATCATGGAAGTATAAAAGTTACCTTCCATGGATTGACAAGAAATTAAAAAACCAAATTAAAGATGTACTAAAGATATTGGGTTTATCGGGTTACGAAAAACGACATATTAGGGCTCTCTCTGGCGGTGAACAACAACGTGTATTTTTAGGTAGGGCTTTGATAAGAAATCCTGATATCCTTATTTTAGACGAGCCCACAACAGGCCTAGACTATGTATCAAGGGAAAAAATATTTGACATATTGAAGAATCTTAATAGTAATGGTATGACAATTATTTTGTCCACGCATGATATTACACATATTGCCAATCGTTCTCCTTGGGTAGTATGTTTTAATAAATATGTTATTGCTGAAGGCCCACCACAGGATGTTCTTAAGGAAGACAATCTTTTAAAAACTTATGGACTAGCTGATTATAGACCCAAATAG
- a CDS encoding cytosine permease, translated as MKFLEGNTDFGTNPLDSKYKVLSGKNFFVLWSSLGIGLLVISAGSFISSSNLTEAIIAIIVGSIVGSILLALAGKIGSDHSVPSIVSMRPAFGLHGSYLLTVLNIFQLIGWSTFEITILSKAANIFSNGFIDFYIWSIVFGAVIILFCILGPLKIVKQWLSKFAVWVVYGSTIVMLVSIILSTSGAGSADIINSHSNASNTANAFDFSFFNSLDLVIAMPLSWLPLVADYNRFAKKSKNAFYGTFIGFSITNCLFYVIGFLLGISDIFAILVAIQTFFYGFFLLILIVDEVDNVFANIFSSAMSFKNIYNKINYKYLVIFFTALGVLLANVIPIQQYESFLLIIGALFAPLFAIVLTDYYIIRRGRISIESFYEKTNRVKISSFIAFVVGSITYFILSPISWLHITDLGLNIGSTIPSIAISILVFLVIELLIKKVKLKNKEYSSDKKIE; from the coding sequence GTGAAATTTTTAGAAGGTAATACAGATTTTGGAACAAATCCATTGGACAGTAAATACAAAGTACTTTCCGGTAAGAATTTTTTCGTTTTATGGTCTAGTTTGGGTATAGGTCTATTAGTAATTTCTGCGGGCTCATTTATTTCCTCTTCGAATCTAACAGAAGCAATAATAGCTATCATTGTTGGTTCGATAGTTGGATCTATTTTGCTGGCATTAGCTGGCAAAATAGGCAGCGATCATTCGGTCCCTTCTATAGTAAGTATGAGACCTGCTTTTGGCTTGCATGGTTCATATTTGCTCACCGTTCTTAATATCTTTCAATTAATAGGTTGGTCCACTTTTGAAATAACTATTTTATCAAAAGCCGCAAATATATTTAGTAATGGATTTATTGATTTTTACATTTGGTCTATAGTTTTTGGAGCAGTAATCATACTTTTTTGTATATTAGGACCGTTAAAAATTGTAAAGCAATGGCTTAGCAAATTTGCAGTGTGGGTTGTATATGGTTCAACTATAGTCATGCTCGTAAGCATAATATTATCAACTAGCGGCGCTGGATCAGCGGATATAATAAATTCTCATTCTAATGCATCGAATACTGCTAATGCTTTCGATTTTAGTTTCTTTAATTCCTTAGATTTGGTAATTGCCATGCCATTATCCTGGTTGCCTTTGGTTGCTGATTATAACAGATTTGCCAAAAAGAGCAAAAATGCATTTTATGGAACATTTATTGGATTTTCAATTACAAATTGTCTATTTTATGTAATTGGATTTTTGTTAGGGATTAGTGACATATTTGCAATACTTGTAGCTATTCAAACTTTCTTTTATGGGTTTTTTCTGTTGATATTAATCGTTGATGAAGTGGATAACGTTTTTGCAAATATTTTCTCATCTGCTATGTCATTTAAGAATATTTACAACAAGATAAACTACAAGTATCTCGTTATTTTTTTTACGGCATTAGGAGTTTTGTTGGCTAATGTAATTCCAATTCAACAATATGAGAGTTTCTTATTGATAATAGGCGCTTTATTTGCACCGTTATTTGCAATAGTGCTGACTGATTACTATATTATAAGAAGGGGGCGGATATCGATCGAATCCTTTTATGAAAAAACCAATCGGGTCAAGATATCATCATTTATTGCATTTGTTGTCGGAAGTATCACTTATTTCATTCTATCACCAATATCTTGGTTACATATAACCGATTTGGGTTTAAACATTGGTTCAACTATTCCAAGCATTGCAATTTCAATTTTAGTCTTCTTAGTAATAGAACTTTTAATAAAAAAAGTTAAATTGAAAAATAAAGAGTATTCATCAGACAAGAAAATTGAGTGA